The Rosa chinensis cultivar Old Blush chromosome 7, RchiOBHm-V2, whole genome shotgun sequence DNA segment AGAAAAGCATGTAGTCCATTCCTCGTTAATTTGATATATTATCTCTCTCTAACATTTTGCTAACAATCTCTTATTTCAGGTCTAAAAAAAAGTAGCAGCTCTTCCTCACTGAAACCAGCTTCTAAACGATGGCAATAATCAGAAGCCAGTCGTtacaatttcttcttttctctcattTTTCGTATACATGTATAGTTTTTCTTTGATAATTAGCATATACTTTTGTTGCTTTCCAATCCCACTTGGTGATTTAGGTGTAATTATTCTGAGGTTTAAAGCTCATCtacatgcttcttcttcttcttttacttGGAATATCTCATTCCAAATTTGCCTGTTTCAGTCATGAGTCTTGTACTGATTGAAGAAACGGAGTTTGTGTTTATAGACTTCAATTTTGaactgaagaagaaaatgaaaatgtatATAGCATTGTCCTGTGTACAAGTAATGGTGAATCCTATGGCCATGGAATCTTGTACTAAAACCATTGCTTTACGTTCATAGAGACACTGACCCAACACAAGTTTCAGCACAATAGAGTGGACCTGTTGAGCTATAGCAGGCAATGCAATAATGGAGGTACTAAACGATGCACCAACCTAAGGCATACAAGGCAAAAGTTTCCAAACTACAAGTTCGGCTTTTATGGTGAAATGATCTTGTTTCTCACGAggctgctttcttcttctttactcaCCTACCAGATTTTTCATGCTCCGATAAGTTTCacatttttcttcaaaaatcGAAGGATTTACAGACACCATCGCTCGAATATTTAGGGCCTGTTTGTCAATTGTGTCGGGCATTTAGAAATAATCAGAGTGGTTTTAGTAGAAGATGACAAGGTGTTTCCTCAAAAAGTGCTTGCAAAGTGAAAGTTCGAAAGTTCTATAATTACTTGGGACTTATTGATGAAATTTCTTTATGCTTCAAAGAAACGCAACAAAAATACTGTTAAAACAAAACCCTTTATATAGCATTTTGTCTTATAATAACCTAAAAACATTGGAGATTCATAACTGTTGAAGACAATCGCGCAAATTCTATTTTTTGCTTACCAATTCAATTGCCAAGTGGTTTTATATTTCTCTTATATCTTTTTCGACATACTACTATTTCTTTAACTCGCCCACACGTTGATCGGTTTCATGAGCCAATCACGGACAAGTTCGAAAAGCTTTTCACCGACGGTAATTGGTTGCTCAAATTTTACTTCTACCCCAATGTTGTTGGTGTTGTTGTTGGCTCACCTCAAGCCCCCACTAAGATAAAACAAAAGGCAAAGGGCAGCCTATAGCCCACACCTGCCCGCTTACGCTCCGAAGCACATGCAGTTCTCAGTTGCTGCTGACAGCTTTGGCCAACAAAATGAATAGGCCGGTCAGCTTTAGCACCTCGCAACCACTACAACCTTCAAAAGCCAAAACACCCTCCTCGCAACTTCACATGCCTAACTGGCCTTGATAGATACACCCCAACACCATAATCAATGGCAACCCCTAATTGACTCGGAACTCGTCACTTTTACATCACCTTCCTGACCATTTCAACAGCCTAATAACAATCCTCCACGTCTTCCCCAAGTCAGCCTAAACCAGGCCAAACATATCCCTACAACCAAACAAAACAAGCGAACCAATCCAATCCACACAAGCACATCGATGCTTCCAAAGTCGGATACCCAATACCCCACTCCTCTGGACCTCTTCCACCCACCCAGACCCATCATAcccatctccatcatttccattAAACAACTAGGTAATCACAAGGCCACCTTCATTTataattcattaatttcaaAGCCATTGACCCATCACATTCATCTGTGCATAAAGAGAACTCagaacaataacaataacaCATGAATTTTATAAATTCCAAAAGATCTAAATCCTCAGTTCCTCCAAAATACAATTACAAACGGAGGACGACATGAGAACCAGACAAAGCATTTGGGAGATTTACAAACTCGTCGTCCCATGAAACCTCTCCCATCTCCCCAAACAGAGATGGCTACATACCCCCTCAGTCACTAATTCTTTCCCTCTTTATTCCTCAGAATGggacatcttcatcatctcccACCTCGCcttaatttacatatacatcatCCTTCGGTTTTACAATACAAAAGGAATAACAAACATCAGATTGACCATGACTTCTATATACAAAAATTTTACACACTCTGAGACTCAAAAGACCCCAAAAAAGATTAGTAAGCTCCTCCTCTAGATTTCTCTCCCAAAACACCCTCTTGATCACTTTTGATTTTGCTTCTGAGGGCCTGCGTTTCTTCTAGTCAGATTTAAGCTACAGACGGGATGCTGCAGTTCCTGCGGTCCCTGCTAAGACAATCAAACCCTTCGATGCGCACCGCAACCGGCTTGTCCCCGGATTTCATCCGGACACATCCTCCGTTGCGCCCCGCCGTCGGCGAGAAAGGGCCCCCCCAACCTTGCTGCTCCCAAACTGCTCATCTTGGATGACCGGGTTGGATGCCCGGCTCGGCGGAGACCCGCAAAAGAAGGGTGGCGACGAAGCCAATTGCTTCATGGATCTCTCACCTCCACTATCCCCCTGTAATTCATAAATCCAAACAGGGAAAAAAGATCAATTTTTTGGAAGCTTGCGCTAAAATCAATGAAAGATTTTAACCTTTCctaccaacaacaacaacaagacaTTAAATTTTACATGATGAAAAGAAAGATACCTTATTGAGAATCAGGTCCAGAAGCTCGGACGCTGCTTGAGAATCTTCAATCTCTGATTGGTAGTGACTgcaaaaaaccaaaatttcatTAGCAAACAAAAACAACCTTTGATACTGTCATGTCGTTTGGATAATCAAATCGCTAAGAGCTTAAGCCAGAACCAAGATACATACTTGAAGAATCTACAAGGAGGTCTGATGGAGTCGTTAAGCGACGGATTTAAGGCGCTTAAACGACGCGGTTTTGGGCACACAACTGAATCCACCATCTTCATCCCCTCAAAGCCTGTCATGGCGTTCTGCTCGTAAGAACCGAATCTGTTCATCTCTTCACAGATCTTTCAACAAAGAACGCCTGCATCAAACAAAAATTCCATCCCATCAAAACCAAGATGCAATCTTTGTACCAAAAAGCCTCAAACTTTCACGCACAACAACCAAACCCAGATAGATCTGAGAATCAAGAACGAACCTTGAGCTGCCAGAGGCTCCTccgaggaggagagagagagaattgaggAGAGGAAAAAGGGGATTGGAGATGAAGCTTGAGAGATTTTTCTGCTCTGTTTtggggtgagagagagagagagagagagagagagagagataaggaAAAGGGTTGGCTGGGTATATATTGGGAGAAACTATGAGCTGTATCTCCTGTGCACTGCTGTCAGATTTTATGCCGTTGATCTGGTTGACTATTTTTGTTTCGTAGGGACCATGCTTTGACCCCGATTTGCTCCACTCCACGTGATGCACGTACGCCCTTTGTTTGAGATTTGAGATTCCTCCGTGATTAAATGAAATTTTTCTTTGTAAACTTTGTATATTCTTTCAAGGGGAAAATATCCAAGTTTTTTACTTACATATAGCATGTGCATTGTTTCTACCAATTTGGATTCCTATATTTGGTCAAATTCTTGATTTTGGATCATCTATGCTTTTCTAAAGAAGACTTTGATTGAAAATCGTGATTATTCGAAAATTAGATTATGGTATGTTGGGAAGATTATCGATCAATTGTAGGCCTGGGCACGGGCCAGGACCGCATGTCAATTTGCTAGGCCCGGGACCAAGCCTatttttttcgggccgggctcaAATACTGTTTTTCAATTATAAGGACCGTGAAGGACCGGACCATACAGGCCCGGGCCGGTCCTGCCGGGCCTTCGGGCCTAAAAGTCCTATTTTTCTTGTCTTCATTTTCTGCACAGTTTCATCATGTTTCTGATTTTTATATGATCAAAGTTTCAGACCAAATAAAATTCCAAACCAAATGGGCAAATAATGTTCCAAACCAAGTAAACTAACAAAGTTTCAAACTACATTAATTTGCTTCCAAGCCTCCAGCTACTGCCAGCAAATGGTGTCCAGCAAACAAGCTTCATCCTACAACAAGCAAAGCATAAACAAGCACATAACTACATAAGCACACAAGCATAGGATACAATAAACATATAAATGCAACAGATCACATTACACAACAAGCACATATCACAATAAACATGAAAATCCAACTCGTCCCCAATAACTGCAGCTGCTTCGGGTTCCATTGCTGCTTCAGGCATTATCAAAATCGAATCTTGAATCCTTGTACCCAGAAACAACAAATTGAAATCAGATAACCCCAAATGGCCAAATCAATTACGACCCAAATCAGAAGCTACCCAGTTTGAGAGAGACAAACACTTACTGAAATTTTCGGGGAGGTACccagtttgagagagagagcccTCAGCTGGGTTGTTGCTGGGCTTCGACAGTTCGACTAGGTTCGAGACTTCGAGGCTTCGACTGGGTTCGACACTTCGAGGCTTCGACTGGGATCGACTGGGTTCGAGACTTCAAGGCTTCGACTGGGATCGATTGGGTTCAACTGGGTTCGACTGAGATTGACTGTGATCGACTGGGTTCGACTGGGTTCGAAGAACTCAGTTCTCGGGGATGGCTGCGAATCGACTGGGATCGACTGGGTTAGACTGTGATTAACTGGGTTCGACTGGGTTCGACCCTCTTCCTCTCGAGGATGGCTGCGAATCGACTGGGTTTGAAGAACTGGGAACTGAGGTCTCGGGGATGGCTGCGAATCGACTAGGTTCGAGCTGCGAATGGAAAGGGTCGGGGTCTCGGGGATGGCTGCGAACTAATTTCAAACTTCGAAGGTTTGTGTCGACAGGCTGGAAAGGTTAGAGACAGTTTTGCAAATGAGTAGGGTTATACTGAATCGGGCTCATCTTCGGGCTTTGGGGATTATGGATACCAGGGCCCGGGACCCGCCCGTTTAAACTGAAATGGtccgggctttttttttttatctatttttttcCTCAAAGCCCGGCCCGGTCCTGTCGGTCCGGATAGATCCGGtccgggttttcgggctttcgggctaaaatgcccagccctaatcAATTGTGTTTGTCGAGCTAGTTAGCTGGATTGATAAAGAATACTAGTGTTGTCTTCAATCGTGTAGCCACGAGTGCTATGGCTTTTAAGGGAGCTCTCGTGATGAGTCGGTTGTTTGGGTCGAAGACAACTTGGATTGGAGTTGCTTATAGTGACAG contains these protein-coding regions:
- the LOC112176519 gene encoding uncharacterized protein LOC112176519 is translated as MNRFGSYEQNAMTGFEGMKMVDSVVCPKPRRLSALNPSLNDSIRPPCRFFNHYQSEIEDSQAASELLDLILNKGDSGGERSMKQLASSPPFFCGSPPSRASNPVIQDEQFGSSKVGGALSRRRRGATEDVSG